In a genomic window of Vigna angularis cultivar LongXiaoDou No.4 chromosome 6, ASM1680809v1, whole genome shotgun sequence:
- the LOC108341925 gene encoding uncharacterized protein LOC108341925, which translates to MLACHPEKKLSFNRSISDGDLVIVYEKHESMKAVTVCEGSVLQNRFGVFKHSDWIGKQFGSKVFSSKGGFVYLLAPTPELWTLVLNHRTQILYIADISFVITYLEIVPGCVVLESGTGSGSLTTSLARAVAPSGHVNTFDFHEQRAESARADFEKTGLSSLVTVKVRDIQGEGFPDDFTGMADSVFLDLPQPWLTIPSAAKVLRHDGTLCSFSPCIEQVQRTCETLRTRFTDIRTFEVLLRTYEVREEKMQSLSGDGDDSNGSVPRKRRQCSDGSYLVSGSPSISSVMARPCGEARGHTGYLTFARVKCVS; encoded by the exons ATGCTGGCCTGTCATCCTGAAAAAAAGTTATCATTTAACCGATCAATTAGTGATGGCGATTTGGTTATTGTTTATGAAAAGCATGAAAGCATGAAGGCTGTTACTGTGTGTGAAGGTTCAGTCCTGCAGAATCGTTTTGGTGTTTTTAAACATTCAGATTGGATAGGAAAACAGTTTGGGTCTAAAGTATTCAGTAGTAAGGGTGGTTTTGTGTACTTGTTAGCTCCCACACCAGAATTGTGGACTCTGGTATTAAACCACAGGACTCAGATTCTCTATATTGCGGATATTAGTTTTGTTATCACATACTTGGAGATTGTTCCTGGTTGTGTGGTTCTTGAATCTGGGACTGGTAGCGGATCTTTGACTACTTCACTTGCAAGAGCAGTTGCTCCCTCAGGACACGTCAATACCTTTGATTTCCATGAGCAAAGGGCCGAATCAGCtag GGCTGATTTTGAGAAAACAGGTCTAAGCAGCTTAGTCACGGTGAAGGTTAGGGACATTCAGGGTGAAGGATTCCCTGATGATTTTACAGGCATGGCTGACTCTGTATTTTTGGATCTACCTCAACCTTGGCTTACCATTCCTTCAGCTGCAAAAGTGTTGAGACATGATGGCACATTGTGCTCTTTCTCTCCTTGTATCGAGCAAGTACAACGAACATGCGAAACACTCCGAACCCGCTTCACAG ACATAAGGACATTTGAGGTGCTTTTACGCACGTATGAAGTTCGGGAAGAGAAAATGCAAAGCCTAAGTGGGGATGGGGATGATTCTAATGGTTCTGTTCCTAGGAAGAGGAGACAATGCTCTGATGGAAGCTATCTAGTCAGCGGCAGTCCTTCTATTTCTTCTGTCATGGCCAGACCTTGTGGTGAAGCTCGAGGTCACACAGGCTATTTGACATTTGCAAGAGTCAAATGCGTCTCATGA
- the LOC108342329 gene encoding serine/threonine-protein kinase-like protein ACR4: MYISFFSHTPLPRTIQSHLLPSTTITANHKPHHTLQTNPFKTLKMNAAEHIAYDTVMITLSISLIVLAIILFLACKKKPVESEETLPVKLCARAYPLTEVDAATDGFNHRRIIGQGRLGTVYAGTLEKEELVAVKRIHPVLVLSNAGFGFSSVLKWLSLAQHPNVVPIIGFSEAPGERVILMEFVHMASLDFYLHKNQDGASLLDWNKRLRIAAGAGRGLQYLHEVVAPNIVHGCVKSSNILIDVNFCARICDYGLNFLAPVEKRGVVGYVDDEYWSERRGGGATKESDVYGLGVVLLELLTGKGCEGGLLVKWALPLIRETSFSELLDPRLVIPSDTKPLVRLAKVASACVGNSRKCRPSVAQVATILNNLETEVCL; encoded by the coding sequence ATGTATATAAGCTTCTTTTCACACACACCTCTTCCACGAACCATCCAATCTCACCTTCTTCCTTCAACCACTATCACTGCCAATCACAAACCACACCATACCCTTCAAACCAACCCATTCAAAACACTCAAAATGAACGCTGCGGAGCATATCGCTTATGACACGGTCATGATCACTCTATCCATATCTCTCATCGTTCTTGCCATCATCCTCTTCCTGGCTTGCAAGAAGAAACCCGTTGAATCCGAAGAAACACTTCCCGTGAAGTTGTGTGCTCGTGCATACCCCTTGACGGAAGTTGATGCCGCCACCGACGGCTTCAACCACAGGAGAATCATCGGGCAGGGTCGCTTGGGAACCGTATATGCGGGTACACTGGAGAAAGAAGAGCTGGTAGCCGTTAAAAGGATTCACCCCGTTCTCGTGTTGAGCAATGCAGGTTTTGGTTTCTCATCCGTGTTGAAATGGCTCTCCTTGGCACAACACCCGAACGTAGTTCCGATCATAGGGTTCTCAGAAGCACCGGGTGAGAGAGTTATTCTGATGGAGTTTGTGCACATGGCGAGCTTGGACTTCTACTTGCATAAAAACCAAGACGGGGCTTCACTTTTGGATTGGAACAAGAGGTTGAGGATTGCAGCTGGAGCAGGCAGAGGGCTTCAATACCTGCATGAAGTGGTGGCACCAAACATTGTACATGGGTGTGTTAAGTCGTCTAATATCCTGATCGATGTGAACTTCTGTGCTAGGATTTGTGATTATGGGCTTAACTTTTTGGCACCTGTGGAAAAGAGAGGAGTGGTGGGGTATGTGGATGATGAATATTGGAGTGAAAGAAGGGGTGGTGGAGCTACCAAAGAGAGTGATGTTTATGGTTTAGGAGTAGTCCTGCTGGAGCTTTTAACTGGGAAAGGGTGTGAGGGAGGGTTGTTGGTGAAGTGGGCATTGCCTTTAATTAGAGAAACAAGTTTTAGTGAACTTTTAGATCCTAGGTTGGTGATTCCTTCTGACACCAAGCCTCTGGTTAGATTAGCCAAAGTTGCTTCAGCATGTGTCGGTAACTCACGGAAATGTAGGCCTTCTGTCGCTCAAGTGGCTACCATTTTGAACAATTTAGAGACTGAAGTGTGTCTCTGA